The DNA window TGGCATTTCAAATAGGCGAAAAAGTAGTCTATCCCAATCAGGGAGTAGGGATTATCGAACAGATATCAACGCGAAACCTGACCGGCCAGCCCGAAATGTTCTACCTCTTAAAGTTAAACTCCAGCAGCCTTCGAGTCATGGTGCCGATCAGCAACGTGGGCAACGTGGGCTTGAGGAAGGTTGTGCGTGGGAAGGATGTCAACTCCATCCTCGAGTTCCTTCGCAAGGGCCAGTGCAAAACCCAGCAGGACTGGAAGGGGCGCTTCAAGGAAAATTCCGAGAAGATGCGGAGCGGTTCATTGCAGCAGGTGGCGGAAGTCTTCAAAAGCCTGCTTGTTTTGAGCCAGGGTAAATCCCTTTCATTCCGAGAGAAGAAAATGTTTGACCGAGCCTGGCAACTGCTGGTGGATGAAATTGCAGTTGCCCGGAGTACAGCACGAGATACGATTGAAGCAGAACTGGTCCAGGCTTTCACCCGGTCGAACTTGAAGCTCCAGCTTCCAAGTTGAATTAGCTTTGCCGCCTTCAATTCTTAATCTACCTACACCGAAAAGGGGCCTCTCCATGAGGTGGACGGAAGACCCTCGCTCCCAAATGGATGCGGGTGGAAGGTTTCCTTGCCTACGGAATCCGCCGGGCGTATCATAAAAAGTGAGGAATGTTTACGTGAAAGAGCAAGTTTTTTCAGAGCCATAGGGACTTTACCCGGCAGGGCGGTTGCACAAGATATTGTAGTCGAACGTTAAAAATCCCCTACCTTTTGTAGTTTTTCCTTGACACAGCCCCTGCCTGAGCGTTAGATTCCGCAAAGCGTCCTTTTAAGGTGGTCAAACGCGGTGTTGCTAATGGC is part of the Terriglobia bacterium genome and encodes:
- a CDS encoding CarD family transcriptional regulator — encoded protein: MAFQIGEKVVYPNQGVGIIEQISTRNLTGQPEMFYLLKLNSSSLRVMVPISNVGNVGLRKVVRGKDVNSILEFLRKGQCKTQQDWKGRFKENSEKMRSGSLQQVAEVFKSLLVLSQGKSLSFREKKMFDRAWQLLVDEIAVARSTARDTIEAELVQAFTRSNLKLQLPS